TCACAACTCATTACTTCTAAGAATTTAGTACTAGGGATTTCTAAAATTTCAGTATCACAAAGAAATTCACAGTTTAATGAACTCATATTCTTTTGAAGAATAACCTCATTTAAAATTTCCCCCTTTCCATAGATGAAAATAACTTTTTTATCATGAGCTGAGTTCAATTTATACAGAGAAGCAATTCCAGCTAAAACAAAATAGATACAATTAACTCTATCTCTATCTAAGAAGAGATGCTCTCCCTTTTTATATTTTTTTATTTTACTATATTTTATTAAATTTTTTTTGCTTGAGCTATTGATATTAGAAAAAATCTTAATAGAGTTAAATTTATCCATTTTATTCCTTCTCCTTTTTTTATTAGTTAAAAATAATATATACTATGGGAATATTTCTTGTCAAATAAAAAGTATAATAAAAAAAGAGCTGTTGCAATTTAAGAAATTATAACTAAATTCAAGAATGACTTTCGCTCAAAGAATAAAGAGCAAGTAGGCTTAGCTCACTAAAAACACAAAACTCGTTTCACTCAAACAGTTGTGTTTTTTAGTACTCGCTTTCGCTGACTTGCTCTATTTATTCTCCTCAATCTTCGTCATTCTTGTGTTTAAATTTTTTATTCAAAATTGAATAATA
Above is a window of Fusobacterium mortiferum ATCC 9817 DNA encoding:
- a CDS encoding Crp/Fnr family transcriptional regulator, with amino-acid sequence MDKFNSIKIFSNINSSSKKNLIKYSKIKKYKKGEHLFLDRDRVNCIYFVLAGIASLYKLNSAHDKKVIFIYGKGEILNEVILQKNMSSLNCEFLCDTEILEIPSTKFLEVMSCDFQLSRNVIDSMAYKIRRLYHQLKNTSNSIRLDKQIASKLWKLSRDFGKETDEGIEIDFNLSISYLADMLGSKRETVSRQLKILSEKELIIVKRNRFIVVDREKLLKYFRNS